From the genome of Glycine max cultivar Williams 82 chromosome 2, Glycine_max_v4.0, whole genome shotgun sequence, one region includes:
- the LOC100806953 gene encoding exosome complex component RRP42 gives MVGLSLGETHFIQGGIAQDLRCDGRKRLTYRPISVETGVIPQTNGSARVRMGATDVIASVKAELGKPSLLQPDKGKVSIYIDCSSTAEPAFEGRGGDELAAELSNALQHCLLGGKSGEGAGIDLSSLIVVEGKICWDLYIDGLVVSSDGNLLDALGAAIKAALSNTGIPRVEVAAGTSNDEHPEVDVSDEEFLQFDTSRVPVIVTLTKVGRHYIVDATSEEESQMSSGVSISVNRQGHICGITKRGGVGLDPSIILDMISVAKHVSEQLINKLDSEIASAEADEES, from the exons ATGGTGGGTTTATCTCTTGGAGAAACGCATTTCATCCAAGGTGGCATTGCTCAAGATCTTCGTTGTGATGGTAGAAAGAGATTGACATATCGACCAATCTCTGTTGAAACTGGAGTGATTCCCCAG ACCAATGGTTCAGCAAGAGTCAGAATGGGTGCCACAGATGTTATTGCCAGCGTTAAG GCTGAACTTGGAAAGCCAAGCTTGTTGCAACCTGACAAAGGAAAAGTCTCTATATATATTGATTGCAGTTCAACAGCAGAGCCAGCTTTTGAG GGTAGAGGGGGTGATGAGTTGGCAGCAGAACTGTCAAATGCTCTTCAACACTGTCTCTTGGGTGGTAAAAGTGGAGAAG GTGCTGGAATTGACCTCTCATCGCTTATTGTTGtcgaaggaaaaatttgttgGGATCTTTACATAGATGGGCTTGTTGTTAGTTCAGATGGAAATTTGTTGGATGCTCTAGGCGCTGCCATTAAG GCTGCTTTGAGCAATACAGGTATTCCAAGAGTCGAAGTTGCTGCTGGAACGTCAAATGATGAGCATCCAGAAGTTGACGTAAGCGACGAGGAGTTTCTGCAGTTTGATACATCAAGAGTCCCTGTCATAGTTACACTGACTAAG GTTGGGAGGCACTATATTGTGGATGCAACATCTGAAGAGGAATCACAAATGAGCTCTGGTGTTTCAATCTCTGTTAATAGGCAAGGGCACATTTGCGGTATAACCAAACGAGGAGGTGTGGGGCTGGATCCAAGCATCATTCTCGATATGATATCTGTCGCTAAGCATGTAAGCGAgcaattaataaacaaattggATTCTGAAATTGCTTCTGCTGAAGCTGATGAGGAGTCATGA